One window of the Nocardia huaxiensis genome contains the following:
- a CDS encoding cupin domain-containing protein, which yields MTTTSELRRDLPIFEIYTGANGDRIELHPWFFVAGKQYLGLTRILPPGTGKGPAHVHTGITQYSFLLAGPSARYRRGLRAGTLKTGDALVIPPGAAHVDPYNDTDEPVVVRTVYTPGPVWLMSYGKTLGQAVRDGNVNAQHELRPAHLLLMLGTPGSVTFAARVPLALQRRVMLPLATRIARRRGYAPAAGLRGHIFR from the coding sequence ATGACGACCACCAGCGAACTGCGACGCGATCTGCCCATCTTCGAGATCTACACCGGAGCGAACGGGGATCGGATCGAACTGCATCCGTGGTTCTTCGTGGCGGGGAAGCAGTACCTGGGGCTGACCCGAATCCTGCCGCCCGGCACCGGAAAAGGGCCCGCGCACGTGCACACCGGCATCACCCAGTACTCGTTCCTGCTCGCGGGTCCGTCGGCGCGGTACCGGCGCGGCCTGCGCGCGGGCACCCTGAAAACCGGTGACGCTCTGGTCATTCCGCCGGGTGCGGCGCACGTCGATCCGTACAACGACACCGATGAGCCGGTCGTCGTGCGGACGGTCTATACGCCGGGCCCGGTGTGGCTCATGTCCTACGGCAAGACCCTCGGCCAGGCCGTGCGCGATGGAAACGTCAACGCCCAGCACGAATTACGTCCAGCGCACCTGCTGTTGATGCTCGGCACACCGGGTTCGGTGACCTTCGCCGCGAGAGTTCCCCTCGCACTCCAGCGTCGGGTCATGCTCCCGCTGGCCACCCGGATCGCCCGCCGCCGCGGCTACGCACCGGCTGCGGGCCTGCGCGGGCACATCTTCCGGTGA
- a CDS encoding L,D-transpeptidase, giving the protein MGSKHARRGLARWAAVAGLAVAGILTAIPAQADPLWPGGPDIPGVPPLIPSPAVPVFAPCSAETRLCLRLSTNEMWLMEDGKVTYGPDVMSHGRPGYETPPGTFRVAFKREDHWSTLHHVPMKWAVFFNGDIATHIGPTEEQSHGCIRMTPVGAERTFYHLNPGDIVQVVN; this is encoded by the coding sequence ATGGGCAGCAAACATGCACGTCGCGGGTTGGCACGGTGGGCGGCGGTGGCCGGTCTGGCGGTAGCCGGAATCCTCACCGCGATTCCGGCGCAGGCCGACCCACTCTGGCCGGGCGGTCCCGATATTCCGGGCGTACCCCCGCTGATTCCGAGCCCGGCGGTGCCGGTGTTCGCCCCCTGTTCCGCAGAAACCCGGCTCTGCCTGCGGCTGTCCACCAATGAGATGTGGCTGATGGAGGACGGCAAGGTCACCTACGGCCCGGATGTCATGTCGCACGGCCGGCCCGGGTACGAGACGCCGCCCGGCACCTTCCGGGTCGCGTTCAAACGCGAGGACCACTGGAGCACCCTGCATCACGTGCCCATGAAGTGGGCCGTGTTCTTCAATGGCGATATCGCCACCCACATCGGTCCCACCGAGGAACAGTCGCACGGCTGCATCCGCATGACCCCGGTGGGCGCCGAACGCACCTTCTATCACCTGAATCCGGGCGATATCGTGCAGGTCGTGAATTGA
- a CDS encoding 4Fe-4S binding protein — MSGIVDAAELRELCLAAGADDVGFAALETPGLEGEVEYVREALPSTRSLIAVCVRVGRENFRSRAASSVNTEIDTAIPVLDRIGHKISIALQDRGFRALYPSVTFPVEAQRLPSRGWTVSHKPVAVAAGLGHMGIHRCVIHPRFGSFIGLGTVLTEAVITPYSQPLEWNPCLGCYLCVAACPVGAIHNDGSFDFNSCYAHTYNQFVNNFADWVETMADSADLDDYNARMSPRETTQQSRRQYRSGYCVAVCPAGSEVIGPYLDDRKKHLQQVLRPLQRKPENVYVSPGSNAENHVQKMFRAKTVRHVDSGIMPPDGIDAAPEAR, encoded by the coding sequence ATGAGCGGAATCGTGGATGCGGCGGAGCTTCGGGAACTGTGTCTGGCGGCGGGGGCCGATGATGTCGGCTTCGCTGCGCTGGAGACGCCTGGGCTGGAGGGGGAGGTGGAGTATGTGCGGGAGGCGCTGCCCAGCACGCGGTCATTGATCGCGGTGTGTGTGCGGGTGGGGCGGGAGAACTTTCGGAGCCGGGCTGCCAGCAGTGTGAATACCGAGATCGATACGGCCATCCCGGTGCTGGATCGGATCGGGCACAAGATCAGTATTGCGCTGCAGGACCGGGGGTTTCGGGCGTTGTATCCGTCGGTGACGTTTCCGGTGGAGGCGCAGCGGCTGCCGAGCCGGGGGTGGACTGTGTCGCACAAGCCGGTGGCGGTGGCCGCGGGGTTGGGGCACATGGGGATTCATCGGTGTGTGATTCATCCGCGGTTCGGGAGCTTCATCGGGCTGGGGACCGTGTTGACCGAGGCGGTGATCACGCCGTATTCCCAACCGCTGGAGTGGAATCCGTGTTTGGGGTGCTATCTGTGTGTGGCCGCCTGTCCGGTGGGGGCGATCCACAATGACGGGAGTTTCGACTTCAACAGCTGCTATGCGCATACCTACAACCAGTTCGTGAACAACTTCGCGGACTGGGTCGAAACCATGGCGGACAGTGCGGATCTTGACGACTACAACGCGCGGATGAGTCCTCGGGAGACCACGCAGCAGTCGCGGCGGCAGTATCGGTCCGGGTACTGCGTGGCAGTGTGCCCGGCCGGGTCGGAGGTCATCGGGCCGTATCTGGATGATCGGAAGAAGCATCTGCAGCAGGTGTTGCGACCACTACAGCGCAAGCCGGAGAACGTATACGTGAGTCCGGGCTCCAATGCGGAAAACCATGTGCAGAAGATGTTCCGGGCGAAGACCGTGCGGCATGTGGACAGCGGGATCATGCCGCCGGACGGCATCGACGCGGCTCCGGAGGCGCGATGA
- a CDS encoding MBL fold metallo-hydrolase — MRIEQVSDSVYAVRGTNVNWALVSDGSGVTVIDAGYPADSGDLLKSVREIGHQLSDVAAVLLTHAHLDHMGGIPALVEATGVPVYTGAAEVPHARREFLQQITPLEMVQQLGSLRGARWVFQTLRAVTWHIGMKIPSATSTDAQTLAQLPGGLVAIPTPGHTVGHTSFLMPAEGVLFSGDTLVSGHPIAPHAGPQVLPTVFNHDEQATRAAARSLAAYDAEVLVPGHGDPVREKVSVLANSLLQDRDSH, encoded by the coding sequence ATGCGCATCGAACAGGTATCGGACTCGGTGTACGCGGTCCGCGGCACGAACGTGAACTGGGCTCTGGTGAGCGACGGTTCGGGGGTGACCGTGATCGACGCCGGCTATCCGGCCGACTCCGGAGATCTGCTGAAGTCGGTGCGCGAGATCGGGCATCAGCTCTCGGATGTGGCCGCGGTGCTGCTCACCCACGCGCACCTCGATCACATGGGCGGGATTCCGGCCCTGGTCGAGGCGACGGGCGTGCCGGTGTACACCGGTGCGGCCGAGGTTCCGCACGCGCGACGGGAATTCCTCCAGCAGATCACGCCGCTGGAGATGGTGCAGCAGCTCGGCAGCCTGCGCGGGGCGCGATGGGTGTTCCAGACGCTGCGCGCGGTGACCTGGCATATCGGAATGAAGATTCCGTCGGCCACCTCCACCGACGCGCAAACCCTCGCCCAGCTGCCCGGCGGGCTGGTGGCCATCCCGACGCCGGGGCACACCGTCGGGCACACCTCGTTCCTGATGCCCGCCGAGGGCGTGCTGTTCAGTGGCGACACCCTGGTCAGCGGGCATCCCATCGCCCCGCACGCGGGACCGCAGGTGCTGCCGACCGTGTTCAACCACGACGAGCAGGCCACCCGCGCGGCCGCGCGGTCACTGGCGGCCTACGACGCCGAGGTGCTCGTGCCCGGACACGGCGACCCGGTGCGCGAGAAGGTGTCGGTGCTGGCGAATTCGCTCCTGCAGGACCGTGACTCGCACTGA
- a CDS encoding helix-turn-helix domain-containing protein, with protein sequence MPKNGRDRLRELLDAVLREENTSLDEMAADAYVSPFHFTRQFSRGTGESPVALKRRVLLERAAWELSTGESVTEVAFAAGYDSVEGFSRAFSRAFGHPPSATTRDRRRRWLSAGNGIHFHPPMSLWVENAPKGKTGMDPTTLLVHHDIEDTRELLSAASKLSEEQYRRVRIPDFTVETFRGTEESIATVLEHLIESKEVWLAAIDGEDLPGAQSGAIDDLVRRHDRVTARWLDTIREIDQRGGWDDTLIDALCDPPESFVLGSVIAHVLSYSAHRRHLVRYWLHTEYPGTAIELGAGDPIDWLRKRN encoded by the coding sequence GTGCCCAAGAACGGACGAGATCGGCTGCGAGAACTCCTCGATGCCGTACTACGCGAGGAGAACACCAGCCTCGATGAGATGGCGGCGGACGCGTACGTGTCCCCCTTCCATTTCACCCGGCAGTTCTCGCGCGGCACCGGTGAGTCACCGGTCGCACTCAAGCGGCGTGTCCTGCTGGAACGCGCGGCCTGGGAATTGTCGACCGGTGAGTCGGTGACCGAGGTGGCGTTCGCGGCCGGATACGACTCGGTGGAGGGTTTCAGCCGCGCGTTCAGCAGGGCGTTCGGGCATCCGCCCAGCGCCACCACGCGGGACAGACGCCGCCGCTGGCTATCGGCAGGCAATGGCATCCACTTTCATCCGCCCATGTCGCTGTGGGTGGAGAACGCACCGAAAGGAAAGACCGGGATGGATCCCACCACCCTGCTGGTGCACCACGATATCGAGGACACCCGCGAACTGCTGAGCGCAGCAAGCAAACTCAGCGAGGAGCAGTACCGTCGCGTCCGGATTCCGGATTTCACGGTCGAGACCTTCCGTGGCACGGAGGAATCCATCGCCACGGTGCTGGAGCACCTGATCGAATCGAAGGAAGTGTGGCTCGCCGCCATCGACGGCGAGGACCTGCCGGGCGCGCAATCCGGCGCCATCGACGATCTGGTGCGCCGCCACGACCGGGTGACCGCGCGCTGGCTCGACACCATCCGGGAGATCGACCAGCGCGGCGGCTGGGACGACACCCTCATCGACGCCCTGTGTGATCCGCCCGAGAGCTTCGTGCTCGGCAGCGTCATCGCACATGTGCTGAGTTACTCCGCGCATCGCAGACATCTCGTCCGCTACTGGCTGCACACCGAATACCCCGGCACCGCAATCGAACTCGGCGCCGGTGATCCCATCGACTGGCTACGTAAGAGGAACTGA
- a CDS encoding sensor histidine kinase — translation MAARGRGLGGIGSRPADLLLGGVLAAAIALIIALGQGGHRSPDVFAYLFAAGFGASMLVRRRFPVLVVVVTVAGIFGYYALRYPPIGVAVPLAGALFAAADAGQMWWAVGAAALVYAVALWYRLNDGESAAYLVGYEGVSNVALIVTALALGFAVRSRRLRTLEQAEIGRLTSEQVARQAELRLRTERERLSRDLHDTVGHLMALISVQAGVAAEAIGRDDAAVRTAVGHIRDTSRRSLRDVRAMVRMLRDEGVDARKVLRLAEVPALAADTRGAGVAVTFEPGSALERELPPQVDATAYRLVQEALTNVVRHAHATEARVVADIADGALHLAVIDNGRAEPGSNGDCGHGLAGMRERVRLLGGTLTTGPAGTSGFAVRARIPLEAVQ, via the coding sequence ATGGCGGCGCGCGGGCGAGGGCTGGGCGGGATCGGATCCCGGCCAGCGGATCTGCTGCTGGGTGGGGTGCTCGCCGCGGCCATCGCCCTGATCATCGCGCTCGGGCAGGGCGGGCATCGGAGCCCGGATGTGTTCGCGTATCTGTTCGCGGCCGGGTTCGGGGCATCGATGCTGGTGCGCAGGCGATTTCCGGTGCTCGTCGTGGTCGTGACGGTGGCGGGCATCTTCGGCTATTACGCCCTGCGGTACCCGCCCATCGGGGTGGCGGTGCCGCTGGCGGGGGCGCTGTTCGCCGCCGCTGACGCGGGCCAGATGTGGTGGGCCGTGGGAGCGGCCGCGCTCGTTTACGCTGTGGCGCTCTGGTATCGGCTCAACGACGGTGAATCGGCCGCCTATCTCGTTGGCTACGAGGGTGTTTCGAACGTCGCCTTGATCGTGACCGCCCTGGCCCTGGGTTTCGCGGTGCGGTCGCGGCGGTTGCGGACGCTGGAGCAGGCCGAAATCGGCCGTCTCACAAGCGAACAGGTGGCCCGGCAGGCCGAACTGCGGTTGCGGACCGAACGGGAGCGCTTGTCGCGAGATCTGCACGATACGGTCGGGCATCTCATGGCCTTGATCTCGGTGCAGGCCGGGGTGGCGGCCGAGGCGATCGGGCGCGACGATGCCGCCGTGCGCACGGCCGTGGGACATATCCGCGACACCAGCCGACGGTCGCTGCGGGACGTGCGGGCCATGGTCCGAATGCTGCGTGACGAAGGCGTGGATGCGCGAAAAGTATTGCGCCTGGCCGAAGTTCCCGCGCTGGCGGCCGACACTCGCGGGGCCGGGGTCGCGGTGACGTTCGAGCCCGGATCCGCTCTCGAGCGCGAACTTCCGCCGCAGGTGGACGCCACCGCGTACCGGCTGGTGCAGGAGGCGCTGACCAATGTGGTCCGGCATGCGCACGCCACCGAGGCGCGGGTCGTCGCCGACATCGCGGACGGCGCGCTGCACCTGGCCGTGATCGACAATGGCAGAGCGGAACCCGGTTCGAACGGGGACTGCGGCCATGGCCTGGCCGGAATGCGGGAGCGGGTCCGGCTATTGGGCGGCACGCTCACCACGGGGCCCGCCGGGACATCGGGCTTTGCTGTCAGAGCGCGTATTCCGCTCGAGGCGGTCCAATGA
- a CDS encoding M23 family metallopeptidase, giving the protein MPLHRPTSGSLSVHELLGDAESEPRSYSHRAKSAVAPRVRAVAGTAVATGALLAATAQLTPAVAYAAPLPSDGQDSSAETDVEPVTEVVEEAAPVVDSPAPVAAPFGLAGLPAEIAGPLAQAEQALKNLQETLAPVVQPAAPAPVAPPVVMPVGGEISSEFGARWGSFHYGVDIADALGTPIRSAFSGTVIDAGPASGFGQWVRVQQDDGTIAVYGHVNDFYVAPGQYVQAGEVIATVGNRGWSTGPHLHLEIWNPAGQKVDPMAWLASRGVLLEQHWGADV; this is encoded by the coding sequence GTGCCGCTTCATCGACCGACCTCCGGTTCCCTGTCCGTTCACGAACTCCTCGGTGATGCCGAATCCGAGCCGCGCTCGTACTCCCATCGCGCGAAATCCGCTGTCGCCCCGCGCGTGCGGGCGGTCGCGGGGACGGCGGTGGCCACCGGCGCGCTGCTGGCCGCCACCGCTCAGCTCACGCCCGCCGTCGCCTATGCCGCGCCGCTGCCGTCCGATGGCCAGGACAGTAGTGCCGAGACCGACGTCGAGCCGGTGACGGAGGTCGTCGAAGAGGCTGCGCCCGTGGTGGATTCGCCCGCGCCGGTGGCGGCGCCGTTCGGATTGGCCGGGCTGCCCGCGGAGATCGCGGGTCCGCTCGCGCAGGCGGAGCAGGCGCTGAAGAATCTGCAAGAGACGCTCGCGCCCGTGGTGCAGCCCGCGGCCCCGGCCCCGGTCGCACCGCCGGTCGTGATGCCGGTGGGTGGCGAGATCAGTTCCGAGTTCGGCGCCCGCTGGGGGTCGTTCCACTACGGCGTCGATATCGCCGACGCACTCGGCACACCCATCCGATCGGCGTTCAGCGGCACGGTGATCGACGCCGGGCCCGCGTCCGGGTTCGGGCAGTGGGTGCGGGTGCAGCAGGACGACGGGACCATCGCCGTCTACGGTCACGTCAACGACTTCTATGTGGCGCCGGGACAGTATGTGCAGGCCGGTGAAGTGATTGCGACAGTGGGCAATCGCGGCTGGTCCACCGGCCCGCACCTGCATCTCGAAATCTGGAATCCGGCCGGGCAGAAGGTCGATCCGATGGCCTGGCTGGCCAGCAGAGGCGTTCTCCTGGAGCAGCATTGGGGAGCCGACGTCTGA
- a CDS encoding response regulator transcription factor: protein MIRIVVVDDQELVRTGLRTLAEHDGDIAVVAEADNGANGLAVVRHSIPDVVLMDIRMPGVDGIEATRQIVGDPALQDVRVVMLTTFDEDEDILGAIRAGASGYLLKDLSPQQLRTAIRTVAHGDALLAPAVTRTLLDRVARESGGVRPELIADLTPRERQVLTRVGLGENNSEIGASLHISPATARTYVSRLLGTLRARDRAQLVVLAYESGLVRPGGD from the coding sequence ATGATTCGCATCGTGGTCGTGGACGACCAGGAGCTGGTTCGGACCGGTCTGCGCACCCTGGCCGAACACGACGGCGATATCGCGGTCGTCGCGGAGGCCGACAATGGCGCGAACGGTCTTGCGGTCGTACGGCATTCGATACCCGATGTGGTGCTCATGGACATCCGCATGCCGGGGGTCGACGGGATCGAGGCCACCCGGCAGATCGTCGGTGATCCCGCGCTCCAGGACGTTCGTGTGGTGATGCTGACGACCTTCGACGAGGACGAGGACATTCTCGGTGCGATTCGGGCGGGCGCGTCCGGATATCTGCTCAAAGATCTGAGCCCGCAACAACTCCGGACCGCCATCCGGACGGTCGCCCACGGTGACGCGCTGCTCGCGCCCGCGGTCACGCGCACACTGCTGGATCGGGTGGCCCGGGAATCCGGTGGCGTCCGGCCCGAGCTCATCGCCGATCTCACCCCGCGCGAACGCCAGGTGCTGACCCGAGTCGGTTTGGGGGAGAACAACTCCGAGATCGGCGCCAGCCTGCACATCAGCCCGGCGACCGCCCGGACCTACGTCAGCCGGTTACTGGGCACCTTGCGGGCGCGCGATCGGGCGCAGCTGGTCGTGCTCGCCTATGAATCCGGTCTCGTCCGGCCGGGCGGGGATTGA
- a CDS encoding nitroreductase/quinone reductase family protein codes for MSRESRRTPFLPPRWFIHFFWRAHRALYGVTRGRIGLSRPKDRTHWGTMRLTTVGRRSGRERSVMLGYFEDGPNLVTLAMNGWGAGEPAWWLNLQAQPSATVEVSGSRTQGVRGRAASGEERVRLWERWREIDRDLDAYAALRPAETAVVILEPR; via the coding sequence ATGTCGCGTGAATCCCGCCGCACACCCTTCCTGCCGCCGCGCTGGTTCATTCACTTCTTCTGGCGGGCGCATCGCGCGCTGTATGGGGTCACGCGCGGCCGGATCGGGTTGTCGCGCCCCAAGGATCGGACGCACTGGGGGACCATGCGGCTCACCACCGTCGGACGCCGGAGCGGGCGGGAACGCAGTGTCATGCTCGGCTACTTCGAGGACGGGCCGAATCTGGTCACCCTCGCCATGAACGGGTGGGGTGCGGGTGAACCGGCCTGGTGGCTCAACCTGCAGGCGCAGCCTTCAGCGACGGTGGAGGTCTCGGGGAGTCGCACGCAGGGGGTGCGCGGGCGGGCCGCTTCGGGCGAGGAGCGGGTGCGGCTGTGGGAGCGGTGGCGCGAGATCGACCGGGATCTCGACGCGTACGCGGCGCTCAGGCCGGCCGAGACGGCTGTCGTGATTCTGGAACCGCGCTGA
- a CDS encoding DUF6817 domain-containing protein, whose product MSRTRTSSVDREQIDTFLREHGADRIPHPGGTLLAHLHRVADLLREWGADLDVQYAGLCHAVYGTDGFDRALLDITERETVVELLGARAESIIYCYSSCDRGAVYPRLGTGPRVFTDRFTGREFEPADDTLRAFLEITVANELDVMTHNAELAVQHGAALYELFGRVRDQLSDAAWQACRKQLG is encoded by the coding sequence ATGTCCCGAACCCGAACCAGTTCTGTCGACCGCGAACAGATCGACACCTTCCTGCGCGAGCACGGCGCGGACCGCATCCCGCATCCTGGCGGCACCCTGCTGGCGCATCTGCATCGAGTCGCCGACCTGTTGCGGGAGTGGGGTGCCGACCTCGATGTGCAATACGCGGGACTGTGTCACGCCGTGTACGGCACTGACGGTTTCGATCGAGCACTGCTCGATATCACCGAACGCGAGACAGTGGTCGAATTGCTCGGCGCGCGAGCCGAATCGATCATCTACTGCTACAGCAGCTGCGACAGAGGCGCGGTGTACCCGCGCCTGGGGACCGGGCCGCGGGTCTTCACCGATCGTTTCACCGGCCGCGAATTCGAGCCCGCCGACGACACCCTGCGCGCGTTCCTGGAGATCACCGTCGCGAACGAACTCGACGTCATGACCCACAATGCCGAGCTGGCCGTGCAGCATGGGGCCGCGCTGTACGAACTGTTCGGCCGCGTCCGCGACCAGCTCTCGGACGCCGCATGGCAGGCGTGCCGAAAGCAGTTGGGGTAA
- a CDS encoding alpha/beta fold hydrolase translates to METLTIHRAGQGPAVMLVHGGAGPTTTWRGLESLAARWTLLYVYRRGFGAGPLPPHGHQDFEVDADDLEVLCKEYRPHVVAHSYGVLGTLLATARVPECVRSLTLIEPPLYFLAPDDPDVARLQQVGDAVLTEGLATDPAILREFLTLSGAPAAGPGGASEAAVRRALGGRLPGEARPDLKIVRAAGIPALVASGGHHPALERICDRLAAELAAQRLLARGAGHFVPAAPGFAAALEEFLGTR, encoded by the coding sequence GTGGAGACGCTCACGATTCACCGGGCCGGGCAGGGCCCGGCGGTGATGCTCGTGCACGGTGGCGCCGGACCGACGACGACCTGGCGTGGGCTGGAATCGCTGGCCGCGCGCTGGACGCTGCTGTACGTCTACCGGCGCGGCTTCGGCGCGGGTCCGCTGCCGCCGCACGGTCACCAGGACTTCGAGGTCGACGCGGACGATCTCGAAGTCCTCTGCAAGGAGTATCGGCCGCACGTGGTCGCGCACTCCTACGGCGTGCTCGGCACCCTCCTCGCGACTGCCCGGGTGCCCGAATGCGTGCGCTCGCTGACCCTGATCGAACCGCCCCTGTACTTCCTGGCCCCCGATGACCCCGACGTCGCACGACTGCAACAGGTGGGGGATGCGGTGCTCACCGAGGGGCTCGCCACGGATCCGGCGATACTGCGCGAATTCCTCACCCTCTCCGGAGCGCCTGCCGCCGGACCCGGCGGGGCATCCGAGGCCGCGGTGCGCCGTGCGCTGGGTGGCCGCCTGCCCGGCGAGGCCCGCCCGGACCTGAAGATTGTGCGTGCGGCCGGAATTCCCGCGCTGGTCGCGTCCGGCGGACACCATCCCGCCCTGGAACGCATCTGCGACCGGCTCGCCGCCGAACTCGCAGCGCAGCGGCTGCTCGCGCGCGGTGCGGGTCATTTCGTCCCGGCGGCACCGGGTTTCGCGGCCGCGCTCGAGGAGTTCCTCGGCACCCGGTGA
- a CDS encoding 4Fe-4S binding protein has protein sequence MNDSERLWNRLHVPVERGSAQRPHPTVEAARRRATAEPVALDADWLRELCLREGLDDVGFVAVSTPGLEEERDYVLEALPGTRSLIGFCLRTSRDNLQSRSISAANRDVATTQELGHEAARRICLELQRHGVRALYPAAGFPAEIHRFPNRSWVVSHKLVAVAAGLGRMGLHRNVIHPRFGTFITLGTILLDREITAYSQPVASNPCIDCGLCVTTCPVGAIHADGGFDFDACYTHNNHHELSNFAGWVEEVVDSADAADYRRRVTPTETLAIWQSLSFEPQFRAGYCVAVCPAGSDVLGRYLDDPQGHARDVVQPLMRKPEYVYVDPDSAAAEHVRKRFPHKTIRPARQVTVPEPEIDPRPERQ, from the coding sequence ATGAACGACAGTGAGCGGCTGTGGAATCGGCTGCATGTGCCGGTGGAACGCGGGTCGGCCCAGCGGCCCCATCCCACCGTCGAGGCCGCGCGGAGACGAGCCACGGCGGAACCCGTTGCGCTCGACGCCGATTGGCTGCGGGAGCTGTGCCTGCGCGAGGGGCTCGATGATGTGGGGTTCGTGGCTGTGTCCACGCCCGGTCTGGAAGAGGAGCGGGACTATGTGCTCGAAGCCCTGCCGGGGACCCGCTCGCTGATCGGATTCTGTCTGCGGACCAGTCGCGACAATCTGCAGAGCCGGTCCATCAGCGCGGCCAATCGTGATGTCGCGACCACGCAGGAACTGGGGCATGAGGCGGCGCGGCGGATCTGCCTGGAACTGCAGCGGCACGGGGTGCGGGCGCTGTATCCGGCGGCCGGGTTTCCCGCCGAGATCCATCGCTTCCCCAATCGCAGCTGGGTGGTGTCGCACAAGCTGGTGGCGGTCGCGGCCGGGCTGGGCCGGATGGGATTGCATCGCAATGTGATTCACCCGAGGTTCGGCACCTTCATCACCCTCGGCACGATTCTGCTGGATCGTGAGATCACCGCGTACTCGCAGCCGGTCGCCTCGAATCCGTGTATCGACTGCGGGCTGTGCGTCACCACCTGTCCGGTGGGCGCCATTCACGCCGACGGCGGATTCGACTTCGATGCCTGCTACACCCACAACAACCACCATGAACTGTCGAATTTCGCGGGCTGGGTGGAGGAGGTGGTCGACAGTGCCGATGCCGCCGACTATCGGCGGCGGGTCACCCCGACCGAGACGCTGGCGATCTGGCAGAGCCTGTCGTTCGAACCGCAGTTCCGGGCCGGATACTGTGTCGCGGTGTGCCCGGCGGGCAGCGATGTGCTCGGCCGCTACCTCGACGATCCGCAGGGACATGCGCGCGATGTGGTGCAGCCGCTCATGCGCAAACCGGAGTACGTCTACGTCGACCCGGATTCCGCGGCGGCGGAGCATGTGCGGAAGCGATTTCCGCACAAGACGATTCGACCGGCACGTCAGGTGACAGTGCCCGAACCCGAGATCGATCCCCGGCCGGAGCGGCAATGA
- a CDS encoding dihydrofolate reductase family protein: MTFKTVFHTAVSLDGFLATADHNLDWLLSRHSDPDGPLGLNHFTANVGAIAMGASTYRWVIDHDKGPWPFTMPSWVFTHREFPEFTDNRDVRLTADPVDVVHKQMAEAAGGKDIWLMGGGELVGQFADHGLLDEIVVSIAPVTLGAGAPLLPRHLELKTEEVAHNGDFACVRYSVVR; encoded by the coding sequence ATGACCTTCAAGACCGTCTTCCACACCGCCGTCAGCCTGGACGGCTTCCTCGCCACGGCCGATCACAACCTCGACTGGCTGCTGTCGCGGCACTCCGATCCGGACGGCCCGCTCGGCCTCAACCACTTCACCGCCAATGTGGGCGCCATCGCCATGGGCGCGAGCACGTACCGGTGGGTCATCGACCATGACAAGGGCCCTTGGCCTTTCACCATGCCCAGCTGGGTCTTCACTCATCGCGAGTTCCCCGAGTTCACCGACAACCGCGACGTCCGCCTGACCGCCGATCCGGTGGATGTGGTGCACAAGCAGATGGCCGAAGCCGCCGGCGGCAAGGACATCTGGCTCATGGGTGGCGGCGAGCTGGTCGGCCAGTTCGCCGACCACGGCCTGCTGGACGAGATCGTCGTGTCCATCGCGCCGGTCACCCTGGGCGCGGGCGCACCGCTGCTCCCGCGCCACCTCGAACTGAAGACCGAAGAGGTCGCCCACAATGGCGACTTCGCCTGTGTCCGTTACTCGGTCGTGCGCTGA